The following proteins are encoded in a genomic region of Zea mays cultivar B73 chromosome 9, Zm-B73-REFERENCE-NAM-5.0, whole genome shotgun sequence:
- the LOC541686 gene encoding dolichyl-diphosphooligosaccharide--protein glycosyltransferase subunit DAD1 yields MPRATSDAKLLIQSLGKAYAATPTNLKIIDLYVGFAVATALIQVAYMGLVGSFPFNSFLSGVLSCIGTAVLAVCLRIQVNKDNKEFKDLPPERAFADFVLCNLVLHLVIMNFLG; encoded by the exons ATGCCGAGGGCCACCAGCGACGCGAAGCTCCTGATCCAGTCCCTCGGCAAGGCGTACGCTGCCACACCAACAAATCTCAAG ATTATTGACCTCTACGTGGGTTTTGCGGTTGCCACTGCCCTTATTCAG GTTGCTTACATGGGATTGGTTGGGTCGTTTCCCTTCAACTCCTTCCTCTCAGGAGTTCTTTCATGCATAGGAACTGCAGTTCTTGCTG TTTGCCTCCGCATTCAAGTGAACAAAGACAACAAAGAATTCAAG GACCTTCCCCCAGAAAGGGCCTTTGCTGATTTTGTCCTATGCAATCTGGTGCTCCACCTGGTGATCATGAATTTCCTCGGATAA